In one window of Calypte anna isolate BGI_N300 chromosome 1, bCalAnn1_v1.p, whole genome shotgun sequence DNA:
- the STX19 gene encoding syntaxin-19 produces the protein MRDRLQELKLRVKELQIAGENNSAIVQEEQEEFEQQAIIYEREPITERHLHEIQKLQNEISNLVEEVNKFSQQQKSLLSSMRRFSVLKKESNIAREIKIQAEHISKSLDELSKTVKKAENEHGPSRATVRILASQHAFLSQRYLNAMLSYNDAITVKQEKCRRFIVRQLEVAGKEVSEEEVNDMLQQGKWEIFNENLLTEVKITKAQLSEIEQRHKELVNLENQIKDLKELFMQISVLVEEQGEMINNIEICMNNTIEYTQESKEKFGLAVKYRKRNPCKVICCWCCPCCK, from the coding sequence ATGAGAGACCGCCTCCAAGAGCTTAAATTGAGAGTAAAGGAACTACAGATAGCTGGAGAAAACAACAGTGCAATTGTACAAGAAGAACAGGAGGAGTTTGAACAGCAGGCCATTATTTATGAAAGGGAACCCATAACCGAACGGCACTTGCATGAAATCCAGAAGCTTCAGAATGAAATTAGTAATTTGGTGGAGGAAGTTAATAAATTCAGTCAACAACAGAAAAGCCTACTATCTTCAATGAGAAGATTCAGTGTTCTGAAAAAAGAATCTAACAtagcaagagaaataaaaattcaagcaGAGCACATAAGTAAAAGTTTGGATGAACTGtcaaaaacagtgaaaaaagctgaaaatgaacaTGGGCCATCACGTGCCACAGTAAGAATTTTAGCTTCCCAGCATGCTTTCTTATCCCAGCGCTACCTAAATGCCATGCTCTCATACAACGATGCTATCACTGTTAAACAAGAGAAATGCAGGAGATTTATCGTCCGACAGCTTGAAGTAGCTGGTAAAGAGGTATCTGAAGAAGAAGTCAATGACATGCTCCAACAAGGAAAATGGGAGATTTTCAATGAAAATCTGCTCACTGAAGTCAAAATTACCAAAGCTCAGCTTTCAGAGATTGAACAGAGACACAAAGAACTAGTCAATCTGGAGAACCAGATAAAAGACTTAAAGGAACTTTTTATGCAGATATCGGTTCTGGTGGAGGAGCAAGGGGAGATGATCAACAACATTGAAATATGCATGAACAACACTATAGAATACACTCAAGAATCTAAAGAAAAATTTGGGCTTGCAGTCAAGTATCGAAAAAGAAACCCTTGCAAAGTAATATGCTGCTGGTGTTGTCCATGCTgcaaatga